Proteins from one Gimesia maris genomic window:
- the recQ gene encoding DNA helicase RecQ, whose amino-acid sequence MTRAGMDDALLDVLHEYWGYAEFRPLQQEAMTAVLDDRDSLVVLPTGGGKSLCYQAPALCREGTAVVVSPLISLMKDQVDALRVCGISAACLNSSLDQEESRQVLRDVRAGKIKLLYVAPERLMLENMLCLLAEINLTYIVIDEAHCVSMWGHDFRPHYRELSELKNIFPQCGIHAYTATATEEVRSDIAVQLGLKTPEILIGSFDRPNLTYSVARRADRFNQVCAVLDRHPGEPGVIYCISRADVESLSESLNDAGYETRPYHAGLEDRERAANQEAFIQDRVDVIVATIAFGMGIDKPNVRYVIHAGLPKSLENYQQESGRAGRDGLEAECVLLYSEQDAMIWKRILEDQPDESKASALQSLQAMQNYCHAFDCRHRYLMQHFGQDLEQDCETGCDLCRGDFQKVEDAQVIGQKILSSIFRQDQNFGASYTAAVLKGSKDKKVLANGHDKLSTYGLLKTESLATIRHWINQLVSQGYLTKTAEYQQLRITKTGRQLLKGEITPQLMRTTETSKSETNRAPKNDLSQLNWKGVDQDLFESLRLLRKQIAGEKGIQPYMVFGDATLRELARHKPQTLPQFLEIWGVGQKKCDDFGQQFLDCIATQSDQTSS is encoded by the coding sequence ATGACCCGCGCTGGAATGGATGACGCTTTACTGGATGTGCTGCACGAATACTGGGGCTACGCGGAGTTCCGTCCTCTGCAGCAGGAAGCCATGACCGCTGTCCTGGACGACCGGGATTCGTTGGTCGTACTCCCGACAGGCGGAGGAAAATCGCTCTGCTACCAGGCTCCTGCACTCTGCAGGGAAGGGACGGCCGTCGTAGTCAGCCCCCTGATCTCGCTGATGAAAGATCAGGTCGATGCACTTCGCGTATGTGGTATCTCCGCAGCCTGCCTCAACAGTTCCCTGGACCAGGAAGAATCGCGTCAGGTCCTGCGCGATGTCCGGGCCGGCAAGATCAAACTCCTGTATGTCGCCCCCGAACGGCTGATGCTCGAAAACATGCTCTGCCTGCTGGCAGAGATCAACCTGACTTATATTGTCATCGACGAAGCACACTGCGTCAGCATGTGGGGACACGACTTTCGCCCGCATTATCGTGAACTGTCTGAATTGAAAAACATCTTCCCCCAGTGTGGCATTCATGCTTATACAGCAACTGCGACTGAAGAAGTTCGCTCCGATATCGCCGTACAACTGGGGTTAAAAACTCCCGAAATCCTGATCGGTTCCTTCGATCGTCCTAACCTGACTTACTCCGTCGCACGACGCGCTGACCGCTTCAATCAGGTCTGCGCGGTACTGGATCGTCATCCCGGAGAACCCGGTGTGATCTACTGTATTTCCCGCGCCGATGTGGAATCGTTGAGTGAATCTCTGAACGACGCCGGTTATGAAACACGCCCCTACCACGCGGGGTTAGAGGATAGAGAACGGGCCGCCAATCAGGAAGCCTTTATTCAGGACCGGGTCGATGTTATCGTCGCCACGATTGCATTCGGCATGGGAATCGACAAGCCCAACGTGCGCTATGTGATTCATGCCGGCTTACCCAAGTCTCTGGAAAACTATCAGCAGGAAAGTGGTCGGGCAGGGCGGGATGGCCTGGAAGCAGAGTGCGTTCTGCTCTATTCGGAACAGGACGCGATGATCTGGAAGCGGATCCTGGAAGACCAGCCTGATGAATCAAAGGCAAGCGCTCTGCAATCGCTGCAGGCCATGCAGAATTACTGTCATGCATTTGACTGTCGGCACCGTTACCTGATGCAGCACTTCGGACAGGACCTGGAACAGGACTGCGAAACCGGCTGCGATCTCTGTCGTGGTGACTTTCAGAAAGTCGAAGACGCCCAGGTCATCGGACAAAAAATCCTGTCATCCATTTTCAGACAGGATCAGAATTTTGGGGCTTCCTACACCGCTGCCGTCCTGAAAGGCTCGAAAGATAAAAAAGTACTGGCAAACGGACATGACAAGTTGAGCACTTACGGTTTGCTTAAAACTGAAAGCCTTGCGACAATTCGACATTGGATCAACCAGCTGGTCTCCCAGGGATATCTGACAAAGACGGCGGAGTATCAGCAACTGCGCATTACCAAAACCGGCAGGCAACTGCTGAAAGGCGAAATCACTCCGCAGCTGATGCGAACGACAGAGACCAGCAAATCAGAGACAAATCGTGCTCCAAAGAACGATTTATCCCAACTAAACTGGAAAGGTGTCGACCAGGATCTCTTCGAAAGCCTGCGCTTACTGCGTAAGCAGATCGCCGGGGAGAAAGGGATTCAACCGTATATGGTCTTCGGCGATGCCACGCTCAGAGAACTGGCACGACACAAGCCTCAAACACTACCTCA
- a CDS encoding FAD-dependent oxidoreductase, translating into MNMHRRRFLQSFGIYGTGIFSLDFLHALESRSCSAAEPRETSADIVIIGAGLGGCAAALAACRNGAQVILTEPTDWIGGQISQQAVPPDEHQWIESFGRTKSYAKLRTLIREYYKQHYPLTSKARKTINLNPGNGSVSRVCHEPKVGIAALQSMLAPAISSGQLTLLLNTEPLSAELSGDRITSVTCQTEGAGHPVTLHARYFIDASEEGDLLPLTKTEYVLGAESQAETGEPHAPEKANPQNIQSFTHCFAIDHLAGEDHTIDKPAMYGFWKDHTPPLTPAWSGKILSLSYSSPRTLEPKALSFVPCGKETPAPKTRSLNLWLYRRMIDRNNFTPGSYDSDITVINWPQNDYMLGNITDVSPAERTKQLKAAKQLSLSLLYWLQTEAPRPDGGEGWPGLRLRRDITGTEDGLAKYPYIRESRRIRAETTIKEQDLTHSERLKALGKDHKPLLAKPFPDSVGIGYYHLDLHPSSGGDNYIDMGSVPFQIPLGAMIPERVENLIPGCKNIGTTHISNGCYRLHPVEWSIGEAAGAICAHAIASQTTPREIRNTPEKLQEFQTSLTKQGIELEWSRLS; encoded by the coding sequence ATGAATATGCATCGACGACGTTTTTTACAGAGCTTTGGTATCTATGGTACAGGAATCTTCAGCCTCGATTTTCTGCATGCATTAGAATCACGCTCCTGTTCTGCAGCAGAACCCCGTGAGACGTCTGCTGATATTGTCATCATCGGGGCAGGACTGGGGGGCTGTGCTGCTGCCCTGGCAGCCTGTCGAAATGGTGCTCAGGTGATTCTGACCGAACCAACAGACTGGATTGGCGGGCAGATCTCTCAACAGGCAGTTCCCCCCGACGAACACCAGTGGATCGAGTCGTTTGGCCGTACCAAATCGTATGCAAAACTGCGAACACTGATTCGCGAGTATTATAAGCAACACTATCCGTTAACCAGCAAAGCCCGCAAAACAATCAACCTGAATCCGGGCAATGGCTCGGTGTCCCGCGTCTGCCATGAACCAAAAGTCGGAATCGCGGCTCTGCAATCGATGCTGGCTCCTGCCATCAGTAGCGGTCAACTGACGCTCCTGCTCAATACAGAACCGCTGTCTGCCGAACTGTCGGGTGATAGAATCACTTCCGTCACCTGTCAGACTGAGGGAGCAGGACACCCTGTCACATTGCATGCCAGGTACTTCATTGATGCCAGCGAAGAAGGGGACCTGCTTCCATTAACCAAAACTGAATATGTCCTCGGCGCAGAATCCCAGGCAGAAACGGGGGAACCGCATGCTCCCGAGAAAGCGAATCCTCAGAACATCCAGTCATTCACACATTGTTTCGCCATCGACCATCTGGCAGGGGAAGACCATACCATAGACAAGCCAGCGATGTACGGCTTCTGGAAAGATCATACACCACCTTTGACGCCCGCCTGGTCAGGTAAAATTCTATCGCTCTCATATTCTTCTCCTCGAACATTAGAGCCGAAGGCACTCTCGTTTGTTCCTTGTGGAAAAGAAACTCCCGCTCCGAAGACTCGCTCTCTGAACCTCTGGCTGTACCGGCGGATGATTGACCGCAATAATTTCACGCCGGGCTCTTATGACAGTGATATAACTGTCATTAATTGGCCTCAAAACGATTACATGCTGGGAAACATCACTGATGTTTCTCCTGCCGAACGTACGAAACAGCTCAAGGCTGCCAAGCAACTCAGCCTGTCTCTTTTGTATTGGCTACAAACTGAAGCCCCCCGTCCTGATGGGGGAGAAGGCTGGCCAGGTCTGCGCCTGCGCAGGGACATCACTGGCACGGAAGACGGTCTGGCCAAATATCCTTACATCCGGGAGTCACGTCGCATCCGCGCTGAAACCACAATCAAAGAACAGGACCTGACCCACTCAGAACGCCTTAAAGCTCTGGGCAAAGATCACAAACCACTGCTGGCAAAACCGTTCCCTGATTCTGTTGGAATCGGCTACTACCATCTGGACCTGCACCCCAGTTCCGGCGGTGATAATTACATCGACATGGGAAGCGTCCCCTTCCAGATCCCCCTGGGAGCCATGATCCCGGAACGGGTCGAGAACCTGATTCCCGGCTGCAAAAATATCGGAACCACACATATCTCAAACGGCTGTTATCGTCTGCATCCAGTAGAGTGGTCGATTGGAGAAGCGGCTGGAGCGATCTGTGCACACGCAATTGCCAGCCAGACGACGCCACGTGAGATTCGAAACACGCCAGAAAAACTACAGGAGTTTCAGACATCACTCACGAAGCAGGGGATTGAGCTCGAATGGTCTCGCCTGAGTTGA
- a CDS encoding DUF1501 domain-containing protein — MLSIWGPEKKLCDRISRREILKIGALGLGGMSLPQLLQAESQSGSSKRQKAVIMIYMCGAPSHQDMYDLKMDAPAEIRGEFRPIETRVPGFQICEHLPRLGNIADKIIPLRSVHGSPNGAHDSFICYTGRTTRNQPAGGWPSIGSVVSKLQGPANPAVPPFVGLSPDTGHPPYGSPGLPGFLGVSNSAFRPSGPSRKNMVLNGIDESRLNDRKQLLASFDQFKREADASGSMQGMDDMNQQVFNILTSNRLVNALDLSQEDPAVRERYGKGDPKNFGDGAPRNLEHFLMARRLVEAGARIVTLNFGRWDFHSNNFGGLKNTHLPQFDQGLATLIEDLHERGMADDVAVVAWGEFGRTPKINKDGGRDHWPAVGGGLLAGGGFKTGQVIGSTDRLGAQVADRPIHFGEVFATLYRHLGIDYNTAPIHDLSGRPHYLVDGYDPLPEVF; from the coding sequence ATGCTGTCAATCTGGGGACCAGAGAAGAAGCTCTGTGATCGCATTTCACGACGGGAAATTCTGAAAATCGGCGCACTGGGTCTGGGCGGAATGAGTCTGCCTCAGTTGCTTCAGGCAGAGTCGCAATCAGGCAGCAGTAAACGCCAAAAAGCAGTCATCATGATTTACATGTGTGGTGCCCCCTCACACCAGGACATGTATGATCTGAAAATGGATGCTCCGGCTGAGATTCGAGGCGAGTTTCGACCAATAGAGACCCGTGTTCCTGGATTTCAGATCTGCGAACATCTGCCACGCCTGGGAAACATCGCTGATAAAATTATTCCCCTGCGTTCTGTACATGGTTCACCCAATGGTGCCCACGACTCCTTTATCTGTTATACAGGTCGAACCACACGCAATCAGCCGGCCGGTGGATGGCCTTCAATCGGTTCTGTGGTTTCAAAACTGCAGGGACCTGCGAATCCTGCTGTCCCTCCATTCGTTGGATTATCGCCTGACACGGGACACCCTCCGTATGGTTCTCCCGGTCTGCCTGGTTTTCTGGGTGTCAGCAATTCCGCGTTTCGTCCTTCAGGCCCTTCGCGCAAGAATATGGTTCTGAACGGAATTGATGAATCACGTCTGAATGACCGCAAACAACTACTCGCTTCCTTTGACCAGTTCAAACGCGAAGCCGACGCCAGCGGTTCCATGCAGGGCATGGACGACATGAATCAGCAGGTGTTCAATATCCTGACATCCAATCGACTGGTTAATGCGCTTGATCTCTCGCAGGAAGATCCTGCCGTCCGCGAACGCTACGGTAAAGGGGATCCGAAAAATTTCGGTGATGGTGCCCCGAGAAACCTGGAACATTTCCTGATGGCACGGCGGCTGGTTGAAGCGGGTGCCCGGATTGTGACCCTCAATTTCGGTCGCTGGGATTTCCACAGTAACAATTTTGGCGGCTTAAAAAACACTCATCTCCCACAGTTTGACCAGGGATTAGCTACGTTAATCGAAGACCTCCACGAACGGGGGATGGCGGATGACGTCGCGGTCGTCGCATGGGGCGAATTTGGCCGGACTCCCAAAATCAATAAAGATGGCGGACGCGATCACTGGCCCGCTGTGGGTGGCGGACTGCTGGCTGGCGGCGGTTTTAAAACCGGTCAGGTCATCGGCAGCACCGATCGACTGGGAGCCCAGGTCGCTGATCGCCCGATCCACTTCGGCGAAGTCTTCGCTACGCTCTATCGTCATCTGGGCATTGATTACAACACCGCTCCCATCCACGATCTCTCTGGGCGTCCCCATTATCTGGTAGATGGTTACGACCCGCTGCCTGAAGTGTTTTAA
- a CDS encoding prolyl oligopeptidase family serine peptidase gives MKSLSCLGMVSCILIAVVQGALAESSSEGPRELWKQIAPYFEPAEEFKGDLGNYQSPLKFYDGRPVKTPEDWQARRQEILKTWHQKMGAWPPVNEHPEVEYLKEERRGDLTQYTVRFNIAPGHPNTGYLLIPEGAKPDHSRPAVLVVYYEPETGVGLKGENRDFALQLAKRGFVTFSIGHDYSLYYPNREQAEIQPLSALAYGAANAFHVLANRKEVDSKRIGIVGHSYGGKWAMFASCLYDKFACAAWSDGGIVFDESRPSVNYWEPWYLGYEGPDFRKRGLPTKENPRTGLYKELIKEGHDLHELHALMAPRPFLVSGGAEDQPKQWRALNHTIAVNRFLGYENRVAMTNREKHAPDPQSNEQMYQFFEYWLMPNQAGKK, from the coding sequence ATGAAAAGTCTGAGTTGTCTGGGAATGGTGAGTTGCATTTTGATCGCTGTCGTTCAGGGAGCATTGGCGGAGTCGAGTTCCGAAGGTCCCCGAGAGCTCTGGAAGCAGATTGCACCTTACTTTGAACCCGCGGAAGAATTCAAAGGTGATCTGGGCAATTATCAAAGCCCCTTGAAATTCTATGATGGTCGTCCCGTGAAGACACCAGAAGACTGGCAGGCACGCCGACAGGAAATTCTGAAGACCTGGCATCAGAAAATGGGCGCTTGGCCTCCGGTCAATGAGCACCCTGAGGTTGAATATCTGAAAGAGGAAAGACGGGGAGATCTTACTCAATACACGGTGCGTTTTAATATTGCACCCGGGCACCCTAATACCGGCTATCTGTTGATTCCGGAAGGGGCAAAACCGGATCACAGCAGGCCCGCCGTTCTGGTCGTTTATTATGAACCGGAGACAGGGGTCGGCTTGAAGGGAGAGAATCGGGACTTCGCGTTACAATTGGCGAAAAGGGGATTCGTGACTTTTTCTATCGGTCATGATTACTCACTCTATTACCCCAATCGGGAACAGGCAGAAATTCAGCCTCTTTCAGCGCTGGCTTATGGAGCTGCGAATGCTTTCCATGTCCTCGCCAATCGAAAAGAAGTGGATTCCAAGCGGATCGGAATTGTCGGCCATTCCTATGGTGGTAAATGGGCGATGTTCGCTTCCTGTCTGTACGACAAATTTGCGTGTGCCGCCTGGTCGGATGGAGGAATCGTGTTTGACGAAAGCCGTCCCAGTGTCAATTACTGGGAACCCTGGTATCTGGGTTATGAAGGCCCTGATTTTCGCAAACGCGGTTTACCGACCAAAGAGAATCCCCGCACCGGTTTGTATAAAGAACTCATCAAAGAAGGTCATGATCTGCATGAGCTGCATGCTTTGATGGCACCTCGCCCCTTCCTGGTTTCGGGAGGGGCTGAAGATCAGCCAAAACAGTGGCGGGCCTTGAACCACACAATTGCCGTGAATCGTTTTCTGGGTTACGAAAACCGCGTGGCGATGACCAACCGCGAAAAACATGCTCCTGATCCTCAGTCGAACGAGCAGATGTACCAGTTCTTTGAATACTGGCTCATGCCGAATCAGGCAGGAAAGAAATAA
- a CDS encoding NAD(P)/FAD-dependent oxidoreductase: MQSESCDVLIVGGGPGGSSCAWGLQDSGLDVLILDQATFPRDKVCAGWITPAVTDLLNLDLSDYQKSHVLQPITRFRTGIIGGAAVQTEFTQTVSYGIRRCEFDEYLLSRCGARTRLGEKFQSLERTENGWLVNGSLQAKVIVGAGGHFCPVARWLNPEKRSEHSVVLAQETEFQLTPEQLKVCRVQPERPELYFSPDLRGYAWCFLKDGYLNVGIGREGEKQLSAARDEFIQFLDLEGRVPRGILGKFKGHAYRLYGLEKRSVVDDRILLIGDAAGLASPQSGEGIRPAVESGLMAADVLQQCQSSYHIQHLQNYEQKILDRFGPWPDKPVDSILPARIRQFLGRHLMSTHWFTRNVLLGRWFLQQHLPPLVRS; this comes from the coding sequence ATGCAATCTGAAAGCTGCGATGTACTGATTGTGGGAGGGGGACCGGGAGGTTCTTCCTGCGCATGGGGGCTGCAGGATTCAGGGCTGGATGTTCTAATCCTCGATCAGGCAACCTTTCCGCGAGATAAAGTCTGCGCCGGCTGGATTACACCGGCAGTCACTGATCTGCTGAACCTGGATTTATCTGACTATCAGAAGTCTCATGTTCTGCAACCCATTACCCGCTTTCGGACCGGGATCATCGGTGGTGCTGCGGTTCAAACAGAGTTTACACAGACCGTCAGTTATGGGATTCGGCGTTGTGAATTCGATGAGTACCTTTTAAGCCGTTGTGGAGCAAGAACACGACTGGGTGAGAAATTTCAATCACTGGAACGGACGGAGAACGGTTGGCTGGTAAATGGAAGCCTGCAGGCAAAAGTGATCGTAGGTGCGGGAGGACATTTTTGTCCGGTGGCCCGCTGGTTAAATCCCGAGAAACGGTCTGAGCATTCCGTTGTGCTGGCGCAGGAGACGGAATTTCAACTGACTCCAGAACAGTTAAAGGTCTGCCGTGTACAGCCAGAGCGGCCTGAACTGTATTTCAGCCCTGATTTACGAGGCTATGCCTGGTGTTTTTTAAAAGACGGTTATCTCAATGTGGGCATAGGTCGAGAAGGAGAAAAGCAGCTTTCTGCGGCACGCGACGAGTTTATTCAGTTTCTGGATTTGGAGGGACGCGTTCCCCGGGGGATCCTGGGTAAATTTAAAGGACATGCTTACCGACTGTATGGTCTTGAGAAACGTTCAGTCGTAGACGATCGTATTTTGCTGATTGGAGATGCCGCCGGTCTGGCTTCACCTCAAAGTGGAGAAGGAATTCGGCCTGCTGTTGAGTCTGGTCTGATGGCCGCCGATGTGTTGCAGCAATGTCAGTCCAGCTATCACATACAACATTTGCAGAATTATGAGCAGAAAATCCTGGATCGGTTTGGCCCCTGGCCTGACAAACCTGTCGACAGTATTCTGCCTGCACGCATTCGTCAGTTTCTGGGCAGGCATCTGATGTCCACTCACTGGTTCACGCGAAATGTGCTGCTGGGACGCTGGTTTTTACAACAGCATCTGCCACCTCTGGTACGCAGTTGA
- a CDS encoding SAM-dependent methyltransferase, whose amino-acid sequence MNPTKSEATPKHAPPGNQPGDQPPGRESQAVLPVRSSSSDSLSTQSKSTAFDRWLMRTMLKQAGNPEIEVVLWDKSVISTSPVSPRTRAVIHNRSTLYKMLIDPSLYFGDAYSEGLIEVEGGLVNFHEAIDRCTHAVDTKHFYRDGLRSSLAWLKRNTIDAARSNIHHHYDIGNDFYQLWLDEQLAYTCAYFADPEMTLEEAQIAKMDHVCRKVGLKTGDTVVEAGCGWGALALHMARYYGVKVRAFNISREQLSYARDRARQEGLSQQVEFVEDDWRNITGTYDAFVSVGMLEHVGLKNYRRLGEVISGCLSPQGRGLIHSIGCNSPRTLDSWTTRRIFPGAHVPSLSEMMQIFEPQKFSVLDVENIRLHYAMTLEHWLQRYEQNLDQVREMFDENFIRTWRLYLSASIAAFRSGSLQLFQVAFTKGDNHEIPWTRAALYPEERRQSRRGEQT is encoded by the coding sequence GTGAATCCAACCAAATCTGAAGCGACACCCAAACATGCTCCCCCAGGGAACCAGCCCGGAGACCAGCCGCCGGGCAGAGAAAGTCAGGCAGTATTGCCTGTGCGTTCTTCCAGTTCTGATTCCCTCTCAACTCAATCGAAGTCAACTGCATTTGACCGTTGGCTGATGCGGACCATGCTGAAGCAGGCCGGGAATCCGGAAATCGAGGTCGTTCTATGGGACAAGTCGGTGATCAGCACATCCCCTGTTTCGCCCCGAACACGTGCTGTGATTCATAACCGTAGTACGCTCTATAAAATGCTGATCGACCCCAGTCTGTATTTTGGAGATGCCTATTCGGAGGGCCTGATTGAGGTGGAAGGCGGCCTGGTCAATTTTCATGAAGCGATTGATCGATGTACGCATGCCGTTGATACCAAGCACTTTTATCGAGACGGGTTACGCAGCAGTCTGGCATGGTTGAAACGCAATACGATTGATGCTGCCCGCAGCAATATCCATCATCATTACGATATAGGAAATGATTTTTATCAGCTCTGGCTGGATGAGCAACTGGCATACACCTGTGCCTACTTTGCAGATCCTGAGATGACCCTGGAAGAGGCTCAAATCGCTAAAATGGACCATGTCTGTCGCAAGGTCGGCCTCAAAACTGGTGATACTGTCGTAGAAGCAGGATGTGGCTGGGGGGCTCTGGCGCTGCATATGGCCAGGTATTATGGTGTGAAAGTGAGAGCATTTAATATTTCACGAGAACAACTCAGTTATGCCCGTGATCGAGCCCGGCAAGAAGGTCTCTCGCAGCAGGTGGAATTTGTAGAAGATGACTGGCGCAATATCACCGGGACATACGACGCCTTCGTCTCTGTTGGTATGCTGGAACACGTCGGACTGAAGAATTATCGGCGTTTGGGTGAAGTCATTTCAGGCTGCCTGAGTCCGCAGGGGCGTGGTCTGATTCATTCGATCGGCTGTAATTCGCCGCGAACGCTGGACAGTTGGACGACGCGCCGCATTTTTCCCGGCGCCCATGTACCCAGCTTAAGTGAGATGATGCAGATTTTTGAGCCTCAGAAGTTTTCTGTGCTGGATGTGGAAAACATTCGACTTCATTATGCAATGACGCTGGAGCATTGGCTGCAGCGGTATGAGCAGAATCTCGACCAGGTAAGAGAGATGTTTGATGAAAACTTCATTCGCACCTGGCGTCTCTATCTTTCTGCTTCCATTGCCGCATTTCGTTCGGGGTCATTGCAGTTGTTTCAAGTTGCCTTCACAAAGGGCGACAATCATGAAATTCCCTGGACGCGTGCCGCGCTCTATCCGGAAGAACGCAGGCAGTCCAGACGGGGTGAGCAGACGTAA
- a CDS encoding alpha/beta hydrolase yields the protein MQRPLFPLIIIFTLTSSMALAADKPKNPPPTQADVSYGPSKMNKLDFWQAEGDGPRPLLVYIHGGGWIGGDKDRVRNIQPFLDKGISFASINYRLTGEAPLPAPVHDAARAIQFIRSKAGEWNIDKERIALTGGSAGACTSMWLLYHDDLADPEAKDPVLRESTRVTAAAVAAGQTSIDPKVIEPWLGPNVLKHAMIYKSVGGKSMDEVMENYKQHEALYKEFSPYNHLTADDPPLLMTYNNNMKLPSENAGHGIHHPVYGVKMKEKADKVGTECHLLIRGVSKSKKYATSDEFLMDKLLNKDS from the coding sequence ATGCAGCGTCCCTTATTTCCTTTGATTATCATTTTCACCTTAACCTCTTCTATGGCTCTCGCAGCGGATAAACCCAAGAACCCTCCGCCGACACAAGCTGACGTTTCTTACGGTCCTTCCAAGATGAACAAGCTTGATTTCTGGCAGGCCGAAGGAGACGGACCACGCCCGCTGCTGGTTTATATTCATGGCGGTGGCTGGATCGGCGGCGACAAAGATCGTGTTCGCAACATCCAGCCTTTTCTTGACAAAGGGATTTCCTTTGCTTCCATTAATTACCGACTGACGGGAGAAGCACCACTTCCCGCTCCCGTACACGATGCCGCTCGCGCCATTCAGTTCATTCGTTCCAAAGCCGGTGAATGGAACATTGATAAAGAACGTATCGCTTTAACCGGCGGCAGTGCCGGTGCCTGCACTTCCATGTGGCTTTTATATCATGATGATCTGGCAGATCCCGAAGCCAAAGATCCTGTCCTGCGGGAATCAACCCGTGTCACAGCCGCAGCCGTGGCAGCCGGGCAGACTTCGATTGATCCGAAAGTCATTGAACCCTGGCTGGGTCCGAATGTACTCAAACATGCGATGATCTATAAATCGGTCGGCGGAAAAAGCATGGATGAAGTGATGGAGAATTACAAACAGCACGAAGCGCTCTACAAGGAATTCTCACCCTACAATCACCTGACCGCCGATGATCCTCCATTGTTGATGACCTACAACAATAATATGAAGCTGCCTTCTGAAAATGCAGGACACGGAATTCATCACCCCGTGTATGGCGTCAAAATGAAAGAGAAAGCCGACAAAGTCGGAACCGAGTGCCACCTGTTGATTCGTGGAGTTTCCAAGTCGAAAAAATATGCAACTTCAGACGAATTCCTGATGGACAAACTGTTGAATAAAGATTCATGA